In Sander lucioperca isolate FBNREF2018 chromosome 12, SLUC_FBN_1.2, whole genome shotgun sequence, one DNA window encodes the following:
- the LOC116040972 gene encoding E3 ubiquitin-protein ligase TRIM39-like isoform X2: MASAFYCEDLTCPVCLTIFTDPVNLLCGHSFCRGCITAVLSTQPQCPQCRTAVPTDVACLPTSHILKSLAEKAKETEKRKKEKAESAELCPEHEEKLKLFCVTDQQLACIICRDGERHEGHKFKPIKEAAASLRLELEKGMENLCGDIPATESLANTQREEITKTKEKSQQLTTQIHRQVEEMHQFLRKREDEIVNELRNREKDAVEKMTVSLNAIETALCESRELERKLKSVVNIEDPEKFLKSWAEGNSTVTQEHLFRPRANHFKVVNTSLSLGPYESHLQFFMWKEMLQVIQPRAELLSLKSNSTDITVSDDGRSLLCTLKSNQAPPGFSLAFGSTAGSGKTTGFLFGSTGSLFGSSTGSGHNPPHSGFTPVSKQTTNLFFGSTAGSGTTTGNHHAFSVNEFTSGQHYWEIEVGHIDYWELGIKDNFMKYDKQEYAICSSNITTKVVVGARPRKIGIHLNCTSKTLSFYDADNMTHIHTVSPSVMSVPLSAYFNISATAPDPNPLTVCWY, from the exons ATGGCGTCTGCTTTTTACTGTGAAGATTTGACTTGTCCTGTTTGTCTGACTATCTTCACAGATCCAGTGAATCTTCTCTGCGGACACTCTTTCTGCAGAGGATGTATTACAGCGGTTCTGAGTACACAGCCCCAGTGTCCACAGTGTCGCACAGCTGTTCCAACAGATGTGGCATGTCTTCCAACCAGCCACATATTGAAAAGCCTCGCTGAGAAGGCCAAAgaaacagagaagagaaagaaagagaaagcagAG tcaGCTGAGCTGTGCCCTGAGCATGAAGAAAAGCTGAAACTGTTCTGCGTCACAGATCAGCAGTTAGCTTGTATCATATGCCGGGATGGGGAGAGGCATGAAGGACACAAGTTTAAACCGATCAAAGAAGCAGCTGCATCTCTCAGACTGGAGTTGGAGAAGGGTATGGAGAACCTTTGTGGTGATATCCCCGCTACAGAGAGCCTAGCAAACACACAGAGGGAAGAAATAACAAAAACCAAAGAGAAGTCTCAGCAGCTGACCACCCAAATCCACAGACAGGTTGAGGAGATGCACCAGTttctgagaaagagagaagatgaGATAGTGAATGAgctgagaaacagagagaaagatgctGTTGAGAAAATGACCGTGAGCTTAAATGCTATAGAAACAGCTTTGTGTGAGAGCAGAGAGCTGGAGAGAAAACTGAAATCAGTAGTGAACATTGAAGACCCAGAGAAGTTCTTAAAGAGCTGGGCTGAGGGTAACAGCACAGTGACTCAGGAGCATTTATTCCGGCCCAGAGCAAATCATTTTAAAGTGGTGAatacctctctctctttggGGCCTTATGAAAGCCATCTGCAGTTCTTTATGTGGAAGGAGATGCTTCAGGTGATCCAGCCCCGAGCAGAGCTGCTCTCACTCAAAAGCAACAGTACAGACATAACTGTGTCTGATGATGGCCGCAGTTTGCTTTGTACTCTCAAAAGCAACCAGGCTCCACCAGGTTTCTCCTTGGCTTTTGGTTCCACTGCAGGATCAGGCAAAACCACAGGCTTTTTATTTGGCT CCACAGGCTCTTTATTTGGCTCCAGCACAGGATCGGGACACAACCCCCCTCATTCTGGCTTCACACCAGTTTCAAAACAAACCACCAACCTTTTTTTTGGTTCCACTGCAGGATCAGGCACAACCACAGGCAACCACCATGCATTTAGTGTCAATGAGTTCACTTCAGGGCAGCATTACTGGGAAATAGAGGTTGGGCACATTGACTATTGGGAACTCGGGATAAAAGATAATTTCATGAAATATGATAAACAAGAATATGCCATCTGTAGTTCAAATATAACCACGAAGGTCGTAGTTGGAGCCAGACCTCGAAAGATTGGGATTCACCTAAACTGCACATCCAAGACGCTCTCCTTCTATGATGCAGACAACATGACACATATTCACACTGTGAGCCCTAGTGTCATGTCCGTGCCACTGTCGGCATATTTTAACATTAGCGCCACAGCACCAGATCCTAACCCTCTTACAGTGTGCTGGTACTGA
- the LOC116040972 gene encoding zinc-binding protein A33-like isoform X1, which yields MASAFYCEDLTCPVCLTIFTDPVNLLCGHSFCRGCITAVLSTQPQCPQCRTAVPTDVACLPTSHILKSLAEKAKETEKRKKEKAESAELCPEHEEKLKLFCVTDQQLACIICRDGERHEGHKFKPIKEAAASLRLELEKGMENLCGDIPATESLANTQREEITKTKEKSQQLTTQIHRQVEEMHQFLRKREDEIVNELRNREKDAVEKMTVSLNAIETALCESRELERKLKSVVNIEDPEKFLKSWAEGNSTVTQEHLFRPRANHFKVVNTSLSLGPYESHLQFFMWKEMLQVIQPRAELLSLKSNSTDITVSDDGRSLLCTLKSNQAPPGFSLAFGSTAGSGKTTGFLFGSSSGSGHPPSFFGSTAGSGETTGSLFGSSSGSGHPPSFFGSAAGSGETTGSLFGSSTGSGHNPPHSGFTPVSKQTTNLFFGSTAGSGTTTGNHHAFSVNEFTSGQHYWEIEVGHIDYWELGIKDNFMKYDKQEYAICSSNITTKVVVGARPRKIGIHLNCTSKTLSFYDADNMTHIHTVSPSVMSVPLSAYFNISATAPDPNPLTVCWY from the exons ATGGCGTCTGCTTTTTACTGTGAAGATTTGACTTGTCCTGTTTGTCTGACTATCTTCACAGATCCAGTGAATCTTCTCTGCGGACACTCTTTCTGCAGAGGATGTATTACAGCGGTTCTGAGTACACAGCCCCAGTGTCCACAGTGTCGCACAGCTGTTCCAACAGATGTGGCATGTCTTCCAACCAGCCACATATTGAAAAGCCTCGCTGAGAAGGCCAAAgaaacagagaagagaaagaaagagaaagcagAG tcaGCTGAGCTGTGCCCTGAGCATGAAGAAAAGCTGAAACTGTTCTGCGTCACAGATCAGCAGTTAGCTTGTATCATATGCCGGGATGGGGAGAGGCATGAAGGACACAAGTTTAAACCGATCAAAGAAGCAGCTGCATCTCTCAGACTGGAGTTGGAGAAGGGTATGGAGAACCTTTGTGGTGATATCCCCGCTACAGAGAGCCTAGCAAACACACAGAGGGAAGAAATAACAAAAACCAAAGAGAAGTCTCAGCAGCTGACCACCCAAATCCACAGACAGGTTGAGGAGATGCACCAGTttctgagaaagagagaagatgaGATAGTGAATGAgctgagaaacagagagaaagatgctGTTGAGAAAATGACCGTGAGCTTAAATGCTATAGAAACAGCTTTGTGTGAGAGCAGAGAGCTGGAGAGAAAACTGAAATCAGTAGTGAACATTGAAGACCCAGAGAAGTTCTTAAAGAGCTGGGCTGAGGGTAACAGCACAGTGACTCAGGAGCATTTATTCCGGCCCAGAGCAAATCATTTTAAAGTGGTGAatacctctctctctttggGGCCTTATGAAAGCCATCTGCAGTTCTTTATGTGGAAGGAGATGCTTCAGGTGATCCAGCCCCGAGCAGAGCTGCTCTCACTCAAAAGCAACAGTACAGACATAACTGTGTCTGATGATGGCCGCAGTTTGCTTTGTACTCTCAAAAGCAACCAGGCTCCACCAGGTTTCTCCTTGGCTTTTGGTTCCACTGCAGGATCAGGCAAAACCACAGGCTTTTTATTTGGCTCCAGTTCAGGATCAGGACACCCACCCTCTTTTTTTGGTTCCACTGCAGGATCAGGTGAAACCACAGGCTCTTTATTTGGCTCCAGCTCAGGATCAGGACACCCACCCTCTTTTTTTGGTTCCGCTGCAGGATCAGGTGAAACCACAGGCTCTTTATTTGGCTCCAGCACAGGATCGGGACACAACCCCCCTCATTCTGGCTTCACACCAGTTTCAAAACAAACCACCAACCTTTTTTTTGGTTCCACTGCAGGATCAGGCACAACCACAGGCAACCACCATGCATTTAGTGTCAATGAGTTCACTTCAGGGCAGCATTACTGGGAAATAGAGGTTGGGCACATTGACTATTGGGAACTCGGGATAAAAGATAATTTCATGAAATATGATAAACAAGAATATGCCATCTGTAGTTCAAATATAACCACGAAGGTCGTAGTTGGAGCCAGACCTCGAAAGATTGGGATTCACCTAAACTGCACATCCAAGACGCTCTCCTTCTATGATGCAGACAACATGACACATATTCACACTGTGAGCCCTAGTGTCATGTCCGTGCCACTGTCGGCATATTTTAACATTAGCGCCACAGCACCAGATCCTAACCCTCTTACAGTGTGCTGGTACTGA
- the LOC116040972 gene encoding nuclear factor 7, ovary-like isoform X3, with product MASAFYCEDLTCPVCLTIFTDPVNLLCGHSFCRGCITAVLSTQPQCPQCRTAVPTDVACLPTSHILKSLAEKAKETEKRKKEKAESAELCPEHEEKLKLFCVTDQQLACIICRDGERHEGHKFKPIKEAAASLRLELEKGMENLCGDIPATESLANTQREEITKTKEKSQQLTTQIHRQVEEMHQFLRKREDEIVNELRNREKDAVEKMTVSLNAIETALCESRELERKLKSVVNIEDPEKFLKSWAEGNSTVTQEHLFRPRANHFKVVNTSLSLGPYESHLQFFMWKEMLQVIQPRAELLSLKSNSTDITVSDDGRSLLCTLKSNQAPPGFSLAFGSTAGSGKTTGFLFGSSSGSGHPPSFFGSTAGSGETTGSLFGSSSGSGHPPSFFGSAAGSGETTGSLFGSSTGSGHNPPHSGFTPVSKQTTNLLATTMHLVSMSSLQGSITGK from the exons ATGGCGTCTGCTTTTTACTGTGAAGATTTGACTTGTCCTGTTTGTCTGACTATCTTCACAGATCCAGTGAATCTTCTCTGCGGACACTCTTTCTGCAGAGGATGTATTACAGCGGTTCTGAGTACACAGCCCCAGTGTCCACAGTGTCGCACAGCTGTTCCAACAGATGTGGCATGTCTTCCAACCAGCCACATATTGAAAAGCCTCGCTGAGAAGGCCAAAgaaacagagaagagaaagaaagagaaagcagAG tcaGCTGAGCTGTGCCCTGAGCATGAAGAAAAGCTGAAACTGTTCTGCGTCACAGATCAGCAGTTAGCTTGTATCATATGCCGGGATGGGGAGAGGCATGAAGGACACAAGTTTAAACCGATCAAAGAAGCAGCTGCATCTCTCAGACTGGAGTTGGAGAAGGGTATGGAGAACCTTTGTGGTGATATCCCCGCTACAGAGAGCCTAGCAAACACACAGAGGGAAGAAATAACAAAAACCAAAGAGAAGTCTCAGCAGCTGACCACCCAAATCCACAGACAGGTTGAGGAGATGCACCAGTttctgagaaagagagaagatgaGATAGTGAATGAgctgagaaacagagagaaagatgctGTTGAGAAAATGACCGTGAGCTTAAATGCTATAGAAACAGCTTTGTGTGAGAGCAGAGAGCTGGAGAGAAAACTGAAATCAGTAGTGAACATTGAAGACCCAGAGAAGTTCTTAAAGAGCTGGGCTGAGGGTAACAGCACAGTGACTCAGGAGCATTTATTCCGGCCCAGAGCAAATCATTTTAAAGTGGTGAatacctctctctctttggGGCCTTATGAAAGCCATCTGCAGTTCTTTATGTGGAAGGAGATGCTTCAGGTGATCCAGCCCCGAGCAGAGCTGCTCTCACTCAAAAGCAACAGTACAGACATAACTGTGTCTGATGATGGCCGCAGTTTGCTTTGTACTCTCAAAAGCAACCAGGCTCCACCAGGTTTCTCCTTGGCTTTTGGTTCCACTGCAGGATCAGGCAAAACCACAGGCTTTTTATTTGGCTCCAGTTCAGGATCAGGACACCCACCCTCTTTTTTTGGTTCCACTGCAGGATCAGGTGAAACCACAGGCTCTTTATTTGGCTCCAGCTCAGGATCAGGACACCCACCCTCTTTTTTTGGTTCCGCTGCAGGATCAGGTGAAACCACAGGCTCTTTATTTGGCTCCAGCACAGGATCGGGACACAACCCCCCTCATTCTGGCTTCACACCAGTTTCAAAACAAACCACCAACCTTTT GGCAACCACCATGCATTTAGTGTCAATGAGTTCACTTCAGGGCAGCATTACTGGGAAATAG